The following coding sequences lie in one Quadrisphaera setariae genomic window:
- a CDS encoding RsiG family protein, with product MTLDYRPGGRRRLDHVLDPAFCDDLTAVDEALLRARREDAQQEEADLSYVRRLLQGRLDLLEAERAHRTGERPSPGRGGARSDAELAEALSRILADDTRSTRGIGRFLSVEPSRIGEHRREAELAVADVRTSAPSELSDPALADAIDHLRGIEQRLSTTRRRVQQVEGQLTEELGRRLRLG from the coding sequence GTGCTCGACCCGGCGTTCTGCGACGACCTGACCGCGGTGGACGAGGCGCTGCTGCGCGCCCGCCGCGAGGACGCCCAGCAGGAGGAGGCGGACCTCTCCTACGTCCGCCGGCTGCTGCAGGGGCGCCTCGACCTCCTCGAGGCCGAGCGGGCGCACCGCACCGGAGAGCGGCCCTCGCCGGGGCGCGGTGGTGCCCGCAGCGACGCCGAGCTGGCCGAGGCGCTGTCGCGCATCCTCGCCGACGACACGCGCAGCACCCGCGGCATCGGCAGGTTCCTGTCGGTGGAGCCCAGCCGCATCGGCGAGCACCGCCGCGAGGCGGAGCTGGCCGTCGCCGACGTGCGCACCAGCGCCCCGTCCGAGCTGTCGGACCCCGCCCTCGCCGACGCCATCGACCACCTCCGTGGCATCGAGCAGCGGCTCTCCACCACGCGCCGCCGGGTCCAGCAGGTCGAGGGCCAGCTCACCGAGGAGCTGGGGCGCCGCCTGCGCCTCGGCTGA